The genomic segment TTGTTTCACCATCATCATATTCTTCTTTTAAGTAACCTAAACCAAGACGAGTACGTAAAGTTGTTTCATCATTTTTAAGCCAGTAATAACCATAACCAGCCGCAGCGCCAACGCGGTAATCAATACCCTCGATTTCATCATTTTCCCAGCCTCCTCTAACATACCAAGAATGATGCTTGGGATCACCAAACAAGCGCTCATAATCAGCTCCAAGCCTGTATTCTTTATCGGTTTTCACACCATCAGTTGAGCCTTCTTTAGATGTCCCAAAAAACTTAGCCTTTTGATCGCCATCATCATATTCCGCCGATAGACCTAAAGAATAAAGATCTTTATCGGTATTACCTTCTTGGCTACTAATATCTGCATAGGCTTTATAAGTCCAAGGATCAACTGGCTCAACATAATCCGGGTGATTTTTATCCACACCCCAAACACTGACTAAACCTTTTATGGGCATTTTTTCATCTTCATTACGGACGAGAGTCGTTTTCTCATCTTCGTAAGTCACTTTACCTACAAGCTTTTGCTCTTTTTCGAAAGCGACGTTTTGCTCAGTATCTGTATGGAATTTTTCCACATTGACCATCTCTACAGTGAGCTCACCAGCGTATTTAGTTTTAATAATAATTTTATCTTGATGAACTTGCTGAATATCGCCAACAATTTTCATTCCATCTTTAAGTAATACCTCATCG from the Lentisphaera araneosa HTCC2155 genome contains:
- a CDS encoding DUF481 domain-containing protein gives rise to the protein MKFMNKFAVAALLMSGAVNADEVLLKDGMKIVGDIQQVHQDKIIIKTKYAGELTVEMVNVEKFHTDTEQNVAFEKEQKLVGKVTYEDEKTTLVRNEDEKMPIKGLVSVWGVDKNHPDYVEPVDPWTYKAYADISSQEGNTDKDLYSLGLSAEYDDGDQKAKFFGTSKEGSTDGVKTDKEYRLGADYERLFGDPKHHSWYVRGGWENDEIEGIDYRVGAAAGYGYYWLKNDETTLRTRLGLGYLKEEYDDGETKDSVSLDLGFNYKQAVGDWATWETDVTYVPAVEDFEDYLLRHSSGISVPLTVQEDWSLFLKLGVDHDYNSEPADGREHLDTTYFLRLALKI